One window of Anaerolineales bacterium genomic DNA carries:
- the rpe gene encoding ribulose-phosphate 3-epimerase: protein MQKNILAPSIIAANLAHIADEVAAIESAGADWIHVDVMDGHFVPAITLGPLFVESLKGTSKLPLDVHMMILEPEKHIEAFAKAGASNLTVHVETCPDLPYVIKKIKSLGCTAGVALNPATPASSIDSALPLVDLVLVMSVVPGFSGQKFMPETISKVEEIRAKLNALRSNAHLEVDGGINADTLPLMKKAGANVFVAGNAVFKHPKGSGAGAEALKEILMVW from the coding sequence ATGCAAAAGAATATTCTCGCCCCCTCCATCATCGCCGCAAACCTCGCACATATCGCCGACGAAGTCGCTGCCATCGAATCTGCTGGAGCCGATTGGATTCACGTGGATGTGATGGACGGCCATTTCGTGCCTGCAATTACACTTGGTCCTTTATTTGTCGAATCTCTTAAAGGGACGAGCAAGCTCCCTCTCGATGTGCATATGATGATTCTCGAACCGGAGAAGCATATCGAAGCGTTTGCGAAAGCCGGTGCGAGCAACCTCACTGTCCATGTCGAGACCTGCCCCGATCTGCCGTATGTAATAAAAAAAATTAAGTCTTTGGGCTGTACCGCCGGAGTGGCATTGAATCCCGCAACGCCAGCCTCTTCCATCGACTCCGCCCTGCCATTGGTAGACCTGGTTCTCGTCATGAGCGTCGTCCCCGGTTTTTCCGGTCAAAAATTCATGCCAGAGACGATCTCCAAGGTCGAGGAGATTCGCGCGAAATTGAACGCACTCCGTTCCAACGCCCATCTCGAAGTGGACGGCGGCATCAATGCCGATACCCTTCCCTTGATGAAGAAAGCTGGCGCAAATGTCTTCGTGGCGGGGAACGCAGTTTTCAAACATCCGAAGGGGAGCGGGGCGGGGGCAGAGGCGTTGAAAGAAATATTAATGGTGTGGTAG
- a CDS encoding 50S ribosomal protein L28 translates to MAKCNHCGKTTTFGHNRSFSQRATNRTFKPNLQKVSVMEKGRLVKKTLCAKCIKTLGKVAA, encoded by the coding sequence ATGGCAAAGTGCAACCACTGCGGCAAAACGACCACCTTCGGACACAACCGCTCCTTCTCACAACGCGCCACCAACCGCACCTTCAAACCCAATCTCCAAAAGGTTTCGGTGATGGAAAAAGGCCGCCTCGTGAAGAAGACCCTGTGCGCCAAGTGCATCAAGACGCTCGGTAAAGTAGCGGCGTAA
- a CDS encoding Asp23/Gls24 family envelope stress response protein, with translation MGEETTSLGGIHVSPNAVATIAYHATLQSYGVVGLAPKNLADGIVSSITREPSRGISVRYLEDEIHIDVHVIVEFGTRINAVAESVANTVRFHVEKALGLKVSTVNVHVAGLRISNTD, from the coding sequence ATGGGCGAAGAAACGACTTCACTGGGCGGGATTCACGTCTCGCCGAATGCGGTGGCGACGATCGCATATCATGCCACGCTTCAATCTTACGGGGTGGTGGGGCTGGCTCCCAAGAACCTGGCAGACGGCATCGTCTCCAGCATCACCCGCGAACCTTCACGGGGAATCTCCGTCCGATACCTGGAGGATGAGATCCATATCGACGTGCATGTCATTGTCGAATTCGGGACGCGCATCAACGCCGTGGCAGAGAGTGTGGCGAATACGGTCCGCTTCCATGTGGAAAAAGCTTTGGGATTGAAAGTCAGCACGGTCAATGTGCATGTGGCGGGATTGCGAATCAGCAATACGGATTAG